One genomic region from Drosophila subpulchrella strain 33 F10 #4 breed RU33 chromosome 2R, RU_Dsub_v1.1 Primary Assembly, whole genome shotgun sequence encodes:
- the LOC119551744 gene encoding serine/threonine-protein kinase N isoform X1, translating to MSRLVKRIRSMINPNSQRDREDSTSISTSEGGSASRKCHSLPRRYSKRSTARRSNSGLWNRLVTNVFGPEDADDFNNDGDSVGGSIFYTDSVNGSNYVISGEGEYIKHPVLYELSHKYGFTENLPESCMSIRLEEIKEAIRREIRKELKIKEGAEKLREVAKDRRSLSDVAVLVKKSKSKLAELKSELQELESQILLTSANTAVNSNGQESITACIDPNGGFVVSGAVGGLGGGNTALDGGAPATANDKVLASLEKQLQIEMKVKTGAENMIQSLGIGCDKKLLAEAHQMLADSKAKIEFLRLRIIKVKQNREQADRLKASRQMMDEHGQTIGGTNSSQPASLETTLEERIEELRHRLRIEAAVVDGAKNVIRTLQTANRAPDKKALQEAHGRLSESSRKLDLLRYSLELRRQELPVDSPAAQLLKTELQIVQQSTSPAPVTYTSLQTGQGGLLGGKPYQSVSSLGRCASVTGKLEVRLLGCQDLLEDVPGRSRRDKDNNSSPGDLRSFVKGVTSRSSSKSYSVKDETSIEIMATIKLDNITVGQTSWKPCSQQAWDQRFSIDLDRSRELEIGVYWRDWRSLCAVKVLRLEEFIDDVRHGMALQLEPQGLLFAEVKFLNPMISQKPKLRRQRMIFNRQQAKNISRAKQMNINVATWGRLLKRNAPNHVHMGSVGSGSSITGASPMVVSGSRDSESPISRTPSSDALVEPEPYTPGEQAQNLEFDPDAGIHEHVETPGEYPDPAASGLSGMRPLSMHMQGISVLPPDSPPVAAGATGRPNTLSLQMPGVSKGQSIQGGRTAAPTTAPPPPPVLKSASTTPILDQELQDALHEFDFLSDLDSRPTTLRRLLKEQNMSLDPGALENLLLQQQQTEQQALQQRQRQEQLRLQQFQEAQRQAILDLCGKQNELEEEEEEQLPPILVQPTPLPPLASNNNQIMTSSNARHSYSHSQSQSPNHNQFQLQQQQQQPQPQPLPAQNPEPPSAVEQQLHRPVLILPPVVLLGGREEERSVPPSPLVEYPEDDDEYLFRGSSDNMGSRLHSTHSSSAGDRFCVEARISLVHITLEPINASRTTSCLIEEVAEPDSQPEIKPVAQSKKVSEACAESILLETVEKLETEDQVQQVIPQLGKLYVGGSQQQQYVQQSSPIIQEPPTPTIYGNSAAAGAPQFPQPAQRQEKQPAQQQQQQQQPIYANQYELNVAKAAAAAATVYSPSSSTNSNSNQQQQQQQRRNVARGLQYRESGGIEAGRAGKQPPNAGMLSMDNFRLLSVLGRGHFGKVILSQLRSNNQYYAIKALKKGDIIARDEVESLLSEKRIFEVANAMRHPFLVNLYSCFQTEQHVCFVMEYAAGGDLMMHIHTDVFLEPRAVFYAACVVLGLQYLHENKIIYRDLKLDNLLLDTDGYVKIADFGLCKEGMGFGDRTGTFCGTPEFLAPEVLTETSYTRAVDWWGLGVLIFEMLVGESPFPGDDEEEVFDSIVNDEVRYPRFLSLEAIAVMRRLLRKNPERRLGSSERDAEDVKKQAFFRSIVWDDLLLRKVKPPFVPTINHLEDVSNFDEEFTSEKAQLTPPKEPRHLSEEEQVLFQDFSYTAEWC from the exons ATGTCCAGGCTGGTGAAGAGAATCCGCAGCATGATCAATCCAAACAGCCAGCGGGATCGGGAAGACTCCACCTCGATATCCACTTCGGAGGGCGGGAGTGCGAGTAGGAAGTGCCATTCCCTGCCGCGCCGGTACAGTAAACGCTCGACGGCGCGACGATCGAACAGTGGTCTGTGGAACAGACTGGTCACAAATGTCTTTGGTCCTGAAGATGCCGATGATTTTAACAACGATGGTGACAGTGTTGGTGGTTCCATATTCTACACCGATTCGGTTAATGGTTCCAACTATGTGATATCTGGAGAA GGCGAATACATAAAGCATCCCGTTCTGTACGAACTCAGTCACAAATATGGTTTCACAGAGAATTTGCCCGAAAGCTGTATGTCCATACGGCTGGAGGAGATCAAGGAGGCCATTCGGCGGGAGATCCGCAAGGAGCTGAAGATCAAGGAGGGCGCCGAGAAGCTGCGCGAGGTGGCCAAGGACCGGCGGTCCCTCAGCGATGTGGCCGTTCTTGTGAAGAAGAGCAAAAGCAAACTGGCCGAGCTCAAGTCCGAGTTGCAGGAGCTCGAGAGTCAAATCCTCCTGACATCGGCCAACACCGCCGTGAATAGCAATGGACAAG AATCGATAACTGCATGCATCGATCCCAATGGCGGTTTCGTGGTCAGCGGAGCGGTTGGCGGCCTGGGCGGCGGAAACACGGCTCTCGATGGCGGCGCACCGGCCACCGCCAATGACAAAGTGCTCGCCTCGCTGGAGAAGCAACTGCAGATTGAGATGAAGGTGAAGACCGGGGCGGAGAACATGATCCAGTCGCTGGGCATTGGCTGCGACAAGAAGCTGCTGGCGGAAGCCCACCAGATGCTGGCCGATTCGAAGGCCAAGATTGAGTTTTTGCGCCTGCGCATCATCAAGGTGAAACAGAATCGCGAGCAGGCCGATCGCCTGAAGGCCTCCCGCCAGATGATGGACGAGCATGGACAGACGATCGGGGGCACCAACAGCAGTCAGCCAGCGAGCCTGGAGACGACGCTCGAGGAGCGGATCGAGGAGCTGCGTCATCGACTGCGGATCGAGGCAGCCGTCGTGGATGGGGCCAAAAATGTGATCCGCACGCTGCAGACGGCAAATCGGGCACCGGACAAGAAGGCGCTGCAAGAG GCCCATGGACGTTTGTCGGAGTCGTCGCGAAAATTAGATCTCTTGCGCTACTCCCTGGAGCTACGTCGCCAGGAGCTGCCCGTCGATTCGCCCGCCGCCCAGCTATTAAAAACGGAGCTGCAGATCGTCCAGCAATCGACATCCCCCGCTCCCGTCACCTACACGTCACTACAAACCGGCCAGGGAGGATTACTTGGTGGGAAGCCCTACCAGTCGGTGTCCTCGTTGGGACGCTGTGCCAGTGTCACCGGAAAACTAGAGGTTCGCCTACTGGGATGCCAAGATCTGCTAGAAGATGTGCCCGGCAGATCACGAAGGGACAAGGATAACAACTCCAGTCCGGGGGATTTAAGGAGCTTCGTCAAGGGGGTGACCTCGCGCAGCAGTTCGAAGAGCTATTCGGTTAAGGATGAGACCTCCATCGAGATCATGGCAACCATCAAGCTGGACAACATCACTGTGGGCCAGACATCGTGGAAGCCATGTTCGCAGCAGGCCTGGGATCAGCGCTTCTCCATCGATCTAGACCGCTCCCGTGAACTGGAGATTGGAGTTTACTGGCGTGACTGGCGGTCCCTGTGCGCCGTGAAGGTGCTGCGCCTGGAGGAGTTCATTGATGATGTACGACATGGCATGGCACTGCAGCTGGAGCCACAGGGACTACTCTTCGCGGAGGTGAAGTTCTTAAACCCAATGATTTCGCAGAAGCCAAAGCTGCGGCGCCAGCGAATGATCTTCAACAGGCAGCAGGCGAAGAACATCTCGCGGGCCAAGCAAATGAACATCAATGTGGCCACCTGGGGCCGTCTGCTCAAGCGAAATGCTCCAAATCATGTGCACATGGGATCGGTGGGATCTGGATCTTCTATAACAGGTGCCTCTCCCATGGTGGTCAGTGGATCCCGAGATTCCGAGTCGCCGATTTCGAGGACTCCCTCCTCCGATGCGCTCGTAGAACCAGAGCCCTACACTCCAGGAGAGCAGGCCCAGAACCTGGAATTCGATCCGGATGCAGGAATACACGAGCATGTGGAGACGCCGGGTGAATATCCGGATCCGGCAGCTAGTGGTCTGAGTGGAATGCGTCCCCTGTCCATGCATATGCAGGGTATCAGTGTATTGCCCCCGGATTCGCCACCCGTGGCCGCAGGAGCAACCGGAAGGCCCAACACGCTTAGCTTACAGATGCCGGGAGTTAGTAAAGGACAGAGTATTCAGGGCGGACGCACTGCAGCACCCACAACggcgccaccaccaccacccgtGCTCAAGTCAGCCTCGACCACTCCGATACTGGATCAGGAG CTGCAGGATGCCCTGCACGAATTCGATTTCCTTTCGGATCTGGACTCGCGTCCCACCACGCTGCGTCGCCTGCTGAAGGAGCAGAACATGTCGCTGGATCCTGGTGCGCTGGAGAACCTGctcctgcagcagcagcagaccgAGCAGCAGGCGCTACAGCAGCGGCAGCGCCAGGAGCAGCTGCGTCTGCAGCAGTTCCAGGAGGCGCAGCGTCAGGCGATCCTGGATCTGTGCGGGAAGCAGAATGAGCttgaggaggaggaggaggagcagctgcCACCCATCCTTGTCCAGCCAACGCCGTTGCCACCGCTTGCCAGCAATAATAACCAGATCATGACCAGCTCAAACGCCCGCCACAGCTATAGCCacagccaaagccaaagcccAAACCACAACCAGTTTcagttgcagcagcagcagcagcagccacaacCACAGCCACTTCCTGCCCAGAATCCCGAACCACCATCCGCTGTGGAACAGCAGCTGCACCGTCCTGTCCTGATCCTGCCGCCCGTGGTGCTGCTGGGCGGCCGGGAGGAGGAGCGATCGGTGCCGCCATCGCCACTAGTCGAGTATCCCGAGGACGATGATGAGTATCTGTTCCGGGGCAGCAGCGATAACATGGGCAGCCGGCTGCACTCCACCCACAGTTCCAGTGCCGGCGATCGTTTCTGTGTGGAG GCCCGCATTAGTCTTGTACATATTACCCTCGAACCGATCAATGCCAGCCGGACGACCAGTTGCCTGATCGAGGAGGTGGCCGAGCCGGATTCACAGCCGGAGATTAAGCCGGTGGCGCAGTCTAAGAAAGTGTCCGAAGCTTGTGCTGAGAGTATTCTCCTCGAGACAGTTGAAAAGTTAGAAACCGAAGACCAAGTGCAGCAG GTTATACCACAGCTGGGTAAGCTCTACGTGGGCGgcagccagcagcagcagtatgTGCAGCAGTCCTCGCCCATCATCCAGGAGCCACCCACTCCGACTATCTACGGAAACAGCGCGGCCGCTGGTGCTCCGCAATTCCCGCAGCCCGCCCAAAGGCAGGAGAAGCAGCcagcacagcagcagcagcagcagcagcagcccaTCTATGCCAACCAGTATGAGCTGAATGTGGCcaaggcggcggcggcagcggctaCAGTTTACTCACCCAGCTCCTCCACCAACAGCAACTCCaatcagcaacagcagcagcagcagcggagGAACGTGGCCCGTGGCCTGCAGTATCGAGAATCCGGAGGAATCGAGGCCGGCAGAGCTGGCAAGCAGCCTCCCAATGCCGGCATGCTGTCCATGGACAACTTCCGTTTGCTAAGCGTCCTGGGACGCGGACACTTTGGCAAGGTGATTCTGTCGCAGCTGCGCAGCAACAACCAGTACTACGCCATCAAGGCGCTGAAGAAGGGCGACATCATTGCCCGCGACGAGGTGGAGTCGCTGCTCAGCGAGAAGCGCATTTTCGAGGTGGCCAATGCCATGCGTCATCCCTTCTTAGTCAACTTGTACTCGTGCTTCCAGACTGAG CAACACGTATGCTTTGTAATGGAGTACGCCGCCGGCGGAGATTTGATGATGCACATCCACACGGACGTGTTTCTAGAGCCAAGAGCCGTCTTCTATGCCGCCTGTGTGGTTTTGGGTCTGCAGTATCTACACGAAAACAAAATCATCTATCGAGATCTGAAGCTGGACAACCTGTTGTTGGACACGGATGGCTATGTGAAGATTGCGGACTTTGGGCTGTGCAAAGAGGGCATGGGCTTTGGTGATCGCACGGGCACTTTCTGTGGCACGCCCGAGTTTTTGGCACCCGAAGTGCTCACGGAAACGTCATACACACGAGCTGTGGATTGGTGGGGTCTGGGTGTGCTGATCTTTGAGATGTTGGTTGGTGAG TCCCCATTCCCTGGTGACGACGAGGAAGAGGTATTCGATTCAATTGTCAACGATGAGGTGCGCTATCCGCGCTTCCTCTCACTCGAGGCCATAGCCGTGATGCGTAGG CTACTGCGCAAGAATCCGGAGAGGCGTCTGGGATCCTCGGAACGCGATGCGGAGGATGTTAAGAAGCAGGCATTCTTCCGTTCTATTGTGTGGGATGATCTGCTGCTGCGAAAGGTCAAACCCCCCTTCGTGCCCACCATT AACCATTTGGAGGATGTGTCAAACTTCGACGAGGAGTTCACGTCGGAGAAGGCACAGCTAACGCCGCCGAAGGAGCCGCGCCACCTGTCCGAGGAGGAGCAGGTGCTCTTCCAGGACTTTTCATACACGGCCGAATGGTGTTAG
- the LOC119551744 gene encoding serine/threonine-protein kinase N isoform X4, whose product MSDSYYQGEYIKHPVLYELSHKYGFTENLPESCMSIRLEEIKEAIRREIRKELKIKEGAEKLREVAKDRRSLSDVAVLVKKSKSKLAELKSELQELESQILLTSANTAVNSNGQESITACIDPNGGFVVSGAVGGLGGGNTALDGGAPATANDKVLASLEKQLQIEMKVKTGAENMIQSLGIGCDKKLLAEAHQMLADSKAKIEFLRLRIIKVKQNREQADRLKASRQMMDEHGQTIGGTNSSQPASLETTLEERIEELRHRLRIEAAVVDGAKNVIRTLQTANRAPDKKALQEAHGRLSESSRKLDLLRYSLELRRQELPVDSPAAQLLKTELQIVQQSTSPAPVTYTSLQTGQGGLLGGKPYQSVSSLGRCASVTGKLEVRLLGCQDLLEDVPGRSRRDKDNNSSPGDLRSFVKGVTSRSSSKSYSVKDETSIEIMATIKLDNITVGQTSWKPCSQQAWDQRFSIDLDRSRELEIGVYWRDWRSLCAVKVLRLEEFIDDVRHGMALQLEPQGLLFAEVKFLNPMISQKPKLRRQRMIFNRQQAKNISRAKQMNINVATWGRLLKRNAPNHVHMGSVGSGSSITGASPMVVSGSRDSESPISRTPSSDALVEPEPYTPGEQAQNLEFDPDAGIHEHVETPGEYPDPAASGLSGMRPLSMHMQGISVLPPDSPPVAAGATGRPNTLSLQMPGVSKGQSIQGGRTAAPTTAPPPPPVLKSASTTPILDQELQDALHEFDFLSDLDSRPTTLRRLLKEQNMSLDPGALENLLLQQQQTEQQALQQRQRQEQLRLQQFQEAQRQAILDLCGKQNELEEEEEEQLPPILVQPTPLPPLASNNNQIMTSSNARHSYSHSQSQSPNHNQFQLQQQQQQPQPQPLPAQNPEPPSAVEQQLHRPVLILPPVVLLGGREEERSVPPSPLVEYPEDDDEYLFRGSSDNMGSRLHSTHSSSAGDRFCVEARISLVHITLEPINASRTTSCLIEEVAEPDSQPEIKPVAQSKKVSEACAESILLETVEKLETEDQVQQVIPQLGKLYVGGSQQQQYVQQSSPIIQEPPTPTIYGNSAAAGAPQFPQPAQRQEKQPAQQQQQQQQPIYANQYELNVAKAAAAAATVYSPSSSTNSNSNQQQQQQQRRNVARGLQYRESGGIEAGRAGKQPPNAGMLSMDNFRLLSVLGRGHFGKVILSQLRSNNQYYAIKALKKGDIIARDEVESLLSEKRIFEVANAMRHPFLVNLYSCFQTEQHVCFVMEYAAGGDLMMHIHTDVFLEPRAVFYAACVVLGLQYLHENKIIYRDLKLDNLLLDTDGYVKIADFGLCKEGMGFGDRTGTFCGTPEFLAPEVLTETSYTRAVDWWGLGVLIFEMLVGESPFPGDDEEEVFDSIVNDEVRYPRFLSLEAIAVMRRLLRKNPERRLGSSERDAEDVKKQAFFRSIVWDDLLLRKVKPPFVPTINHLEDVSNFDEEFTSEKAQLTPPKEPRHLSEEEQVLFQDFSYTAEWC is encoded by the exons GGCGAATACATAAAGCATCCCGTTCTGTACGAACTCAGTCACAAATATGGTTTCACAGAGAATTTGCCCGAAAGCTGTATGTCCATACGGCTGGAGGAGATCAAGGAGGCCATTCGGCGGGAGATCCGCAAGGAGCTGAAGATCAAGGAGGGCGCCGAGAAGCTGCGCGAGGTGGCCAAGGACCGGCGGTCCCTCAGCGATGTGGCCGTTCTTGTGAAGAAGAGCAAAAGCAAACTGGCCGAGCTCAAGTCCGAGTTGCAGGAGCTCGAGAGTCAAATCCTCCTGACATCGGCCAACACCGCCGTGAATAGCAATGGACAAG AATCGATAACTGCATGCATCGATCCCAATGGCGGTTTCGTGGTCAGCGGAGCGGTTGGCGGCCTGGGCGGCGGAAACACGGCTCTCGATGGCGGCGCACCGGCCACCGCCAATGACAAAGTGCTCGCCTCGCTGGAGAAGCAACTGCAGATTGAGATGAAGGTGAAGACCGGGGCGGAGAACATGATCCAGTCGCTGGGCATTGGCTGCGACAAGAAGCTGCTGGCGGAAGCCCACCAGATGCTGGCCGATTCGAAGGCCAAGATTGAGTTTTTGCGCCTGCGCATCATCAAGGTGAAACAGAATCGCGAGCAGGCCGATCGCCTGAAGGCCTCCCGCCAGATGATGGACGAGCATGGACAGACGATCGGGGGCACCAACAGCAGTCAGCCAGCGAGCCTGGAGACGACGCTCGAGGAGCGGATCGAGGAGCTGCGTCATCGACTGCGGATCGAGGCAGCCGTCGTGGATGGGGCCAAAAATGTGATCCGCACGCTGCAGACGGCAAATCGGGCACCGGACAAGAAGGCGCTGCAAGAG GCCCATGGACGTTTGTCGGAGTCGTCGCGAAAATTAGATCTCTTGCGCTACTCCCTGGAGCTACGTCGCCAGGAGCTGCCCGTCGATTCGCCCGCCGCCCAGCTATTAAAAACGGAGCTGCAGATCGTCCAGCAATCGACATCCCCCGCTCCCGTCACCTACACGTCACTACAAACCGGCCAGGGAGGATTACTTGGTGGGAAGCCCTACCAGTCGGTGTCCTCGTTGGGACGCTGTGCCAGTGTCACCGGAAAACTAGAGGTTCGCCTACTGGGATGCCAAGATCTGCTAGAAGATGTGCCCGGCAGATCACGAAGGGACAAGGATAACAACTCCAGTCCGGGGGATTTAAGGAGCTTCGTCAAGGGGGTGACCTCGCGCAGCAGTTCGAAGAGCTATTCGGTTAAGGATGAGACCTCCATCGAGATCATGGCAACCATCAAGCTGGACAACATCACTGTGGGCCAGACATCGTGGAAGCCATGTTCGCAGCAGGCCTGGGATCAGCGCTTCTCCATCGATCTAGACCGCTCCCGTGAACTGGAGATTGGAGTTTACTGGCGTGACTGGCGGTCCCTGTGCGCCGTGAAGGTGCTGCGCCTGGAGGAGTTCATTGATGATGTACGACATGGCATGGCACTGCAGCTGGAGCCACAGGGACTACTCTTCGCGGAGGTGAAGTTCTTAAACCCAATGATTTCGCAGAAGCCAAAGCTGCGGCGCCAGCGAATGATCTTCAACAGGCAGCAGGCGAAGAACATCTCGCGGGCCAAGCAAATGAACATCAATGTGGCCACCTGGGGCCGTCTGCTCAAGCGAAATGCTCCAAATCATGTGCACATGGGATCGGTGGGATCTGGATCTTCTATAACAGGTGCCTCTCCCATGGTGGTCAGTGGATCCCGAGATTCCGAGTCGCCGATTTCGAGGACTCCCTCCTCCGATGCGCTCGTAGAACCAGAGCCCTACACTCCAGGAGAGCAGGCCCAGAACCTGGAATTCGATCCGGATGCAGGAATACACGAGCATGTGGAGACGCCGGGTGAATATCCGGATCCGGCAGCTAGTGGTCTGAGTGGAATGCGTCCCCTGTCCATGCATATGCAGGGTATCAGTGTATTGCCCCCGGATTCGCCACCCGTGGCCGCAGGAGCAACCGGAAGGCCCAACACGCTTAGCTTACAGATGCCGGGAGTTAGTAAAGGACAGAGTATTCAGGGCGGACGCACTGCAGCACCCACAACggcgccaccaccaccacccgtGCTCAAGTCAGCCTCGACCACTCCGATACTGGATCAGGAG CTGCAGGATGCCCTGCACGAATTCGATTTCCTTTCGGATCTGGACTCGCGTCCCACCACGCTGCGTCGCCTGCTGAAGGAGCAGAACATGTCGCTGGATCCTGGTGCGCTGGAGAACCTGctcctgcagcagcagcagaccgAGCAGCAGGCGCTACAGCAGCGGCAGCGCCAGGAGCAGCTGCGTCTGCAGCAGTTCCAGGAGGCGCAGCGTCAGGCGATCCTGGATCTGTGCGGGAAGCAGAATGAGCttgaggaggaggaggaggagcagctgcCACCCATCCTTGTCCAGCCAACGCCGTTGCCACCGCTTGCCAGCAATAATAACCAGATCATGACCAGCTCAAACGCCCGCCACAGCTATAGCCacagccaaagccaaagcccAAACCACAACCAGTTTcagttgcagcagcagcagcagcagccacaacCACAGCCACTTCCTGCCCAGAATCCCGAACCACCATCCGCTGTGGAACAGCAGCTGCACCGTCCTGTCCTGATCCTGCCGCCCGTGGTGCTGCTGGGCGGCCGGGAGGAGGAGCGATCGGTGCCGCCATCGCCACTAGTCGAGTATCCCGAGGACGATGATGAGTATCTGTTCCGGGGCAGCAGCGATAACATGGGCAGCCGGCTGCACTCCACCCACAGTTCCAGTGCCGGCGATCGTTTCTGTGTGGAG GCCCGCATTAGTCTTGTACATATTACCCTCGAACCGATCAATGCCAGCCGGACGACCAGTTGCCTGATCGAGGAGGTGGCCGAGCCGGATTCACAGCCGGAGATTAAGCCGGTGGCGCAGTCTAAGAAAGTGTCCGAAGCTTGTGCTGAGAGTATTCTCCTCGAGACAGTTGAAAAGTTAGAAACCGAAGACCAAGTGCAGCAG GTTATACCACAGCTGGGTAAGCTCTACGTGGGCGgcagccagcagcagcagtatgTGCAGCAGTCCTCGCCCATCATCCAGGAGCCACCCACTCCGACTATCTACGGAAACAGCGCGGCCGCTGGTGCTCCGCAATTCCCGCAGCCCGCCCAAAGGCAGGAGAAGCAGCcagcacagcagcagcagcagcagcagcagcccaTCTATGCCAACCAGTATGAGCTGAATGTGGCcaaggcggcggcggcagcggctaCAGTTTACTCACCCAGCTCCTCCACCAACAGCAACTCCaatcagcaacagcagcagcagcagcggagGAACGTGGCCCGTGGCCTGCAGTATCGAGAATCCGGAGGAATCGAGGCCGGCAGAGCTGGCAAGCAGCCTCCCAATGCCGGCATGCTGTCCATGGACAACTTCCGTTTGCTAAGCGTCCTGGGACGCGGACACTTTGGCAAGGTGATTCTGTCGCAGCTGCGCAGCAACAACCAGTACTACGCCATCAAGGCGCTGAAGAAGGGCGACATCATTGCCCGCGACGAGGTGGAGTCGCTGCTCAGCGAGAAGCGCATTTTCGAGGTGGCCAATGCCATGCGTCATCCCTTCTTAGTCAACTTGTACTCGTGCTTCCAGACTGAG CAACACGTATGCTTTGTAATGGAGTACGCCGCCGGCGGAGATTTGATGATGCACATCCACACGGACGTGTTTCTAGAGCCAAGAGCCGTCTTCTATGCCGCCTGTGTGGTTTTGGGTCTGCAGTATCTACACGAAAACAAAATCATCTATCGAGATCTGAAGCTGGACAACCTGTTGTTGGACACGGATGGCTATGTGAAGATTGCGGACTTTGGGCTGTGCAAAGAGGGCATGGGCTTTGGTGATCGCACGGGCACTTTCTGTGGCACGCCCGAGTTTTTGGCACCCGAAGTGCTCACGGAAACGTCATACACACGAGCTGTGGATTGGTGGGGTCTGGGTGTGCTGATCTTTGAGATGTTGGTTGGTGAG TCCCCATTCCCTGGTGACGACGAGGAAGAGGTATTCGATTCAATTGTCAACGATGAGGTGCGCTATCCGCGCTTCCTCTCACTCGAGGCCATAGCCGTGATGCGTAGG CTACTGCGCAAGAATCCGGAGAGGCGTCTGGGATCCTCGGAACGCGATGCGGAGGATGTTAAGAAGCAGGCATTCTTCCGTTCTATTGTGTGGGATGATCTGCTGCTGCGAAAGGTCAAACCCCCCTTCGTGCCCACCATT AACCATTTGGAGGATGTGTCAAACTTCGACGAGGAGTTCACGTCGGAGAAGGCACAGCTAACGCCGCCGAAGGAGCCGCGCCACCTGTCCGAGGAGGAGCAGGTGCTCTTCCAGGACTTTTCATACACGGCCGAATGGTGTTAG